The following proteins come from a genomic window of Musa acuminata AAA Group cultivar baxijiao chromosome BXJ1-7, Cavendish_Baxijiao_AAA, whole genome shotgun sequence:
- the LOC135679723 gene encoding alpha-humulene synthase-like, protein MENVISQPHVPGDEVVIRKSVSYHPTVWGDYFILQAESSPSTQECDARMQERAAELMEQVRSMFKDTTDILKTMDLVDSIQLLGLSYHFEKEISGALKRVHDADLNCHGLYETALRFRLLRQEGYHVTPGKMLLRFLGADVFFKDEGGSFMSTLGSDVKGLLSLYNAAYLGTHGEIILDEAISFTRNSLVSALADLKPPLTTQVSLDLETPLCRRIRRLLAREYISIYQEDATRDDAILELAKLDFNLLQSLHREELKNITKWWNDLASSKNLCFARDRSVECYFWILGVYFEPYYSRARVITTKVIALTSILDDIYDVYSTLEESQRLTEAIQRWDAKVVHQLPEYMKDYYLKLMHTFEEFEDLLASSEKYRITYLKEAMKDLSEAYFEESKWRDQHYVPTLEEHQHVSLISSAYPMLECASFVGMGEIATKEAFQWITSFPKIVQASAIICRIMNDIASHELEQTREHVASTVQCYMKEYGTDVHVACKKLQGLVDEAWKDINEECLNPTAFSIALLERIINYSRVAENIYKYIDGYTNSSTKTKEYRNISLCYSYILFHFDCMTMLASSMNPLF, encoded by the exons ATGGAGAACGTAATTTCGCAGCCACACGTTCCAGGTGATGAAGTGGTGATTCGCAAGTCTGTAAGCTACCATCCCACCGTTTGGGGTGATTACTTTATCTTACAGGCCGAGTCCTCCCCCAGTACACag GAGTGCGATGCAAGGATGCAAGAGAGAGCTGCAGAACTGATGGAGCAGGTAAGAAGCATGTTCAAGGACACTACCGACATCTTGAAAACTATGGACTTGGTCGATTCTatccagcttcttggattgaGTTATCACTTCGAGAAAGAAATAAGTGGAGCATTAAAACGAGTCCATGATGCCGATTTGAACTGTCATGGTCTCTACGAGACTGCTCTCCGGTTTCGACTGCTCAGACAAGAAGGGTATCATGTGACCCCTGGTAAAATGCTCTTACGTTTCCTTGGAGCAGATGTATTT TTCAAAGATGAGGGAGGGAGTTTCATGTCTACCTTGGGGAGTGATGTGAAAGGACTGTTAAGCTTGTACAACGCAGCCTATCTTGGGACTCATGGGGAGATCATTCTTGATGAAGCCATCTCTTTTACGAGGAATAGCCTAGTGTCTGCATTAGCTGATCTTAAACCACCATTAACAACGCAAGTGTCTCTTGACCTCGAGACACCTCTCTGTAGGAGAATTAGAAGGCTCTTGGCAAGAGAATACATATCTATATACCAAGAGGATGCCACACGAGATGATGCCATCCTGGAGCTTGCAAAGTTGGACTTCAATTTGTTGCAATCTCTTCATCGCGAGGAACTTAAGAACATCACCAA GTGGTGGAATGATTTAGCCTCCTCAAAAAATCTCTGTTTTGCTCGAGATAGATCGGTGGAATGCTATTTCTGGATCCTGGGAGTATACTTTGAACCCTATTATTCTCGTGCACGAGTGATAACGACCAAGGTGATTGCCCTTACTTCAATTTTGGACGACATATATGATGTTTATAGCACATTGGAGGAGAGTCAACGACTAACTGAGGCAATTCAAAG GTGGGATGCGAAGGTTGTTCATCAATTACCAGAGTACATGAAAGATTATTATCTAAAGCTAATGCACACctttgaagagtttgaagatttattggcttccagtgagaaatatcgcataacctatctaaaggaagcg ATGAAAGATTTATCTGAAGCTTATTTTGAGGAATCCAAATGGAGAGATCAACATTACGTACCAACTTTGGAAGAACATCAACATGTTTCCCTCATAAGTTCAGCATATCCTATGCTCGAATGTGCCTCTTTCGTTGGAATGGGAGAAATAGCAACTAAGGAGGCATTTCAATGGATTACTAGTTTCCCAAAGATTGTCCAAGCTTCTGCAATAATTTGTCGTATCATGAATGACATTGCTTCACATGAG TTGGAACAAACTAGGGAACATGTTGCCTCCACAGTCCAATGCTACATGAAAGAATACGGAACAGATGTGCATGTGGCATGTAAGAAGCTCCAAGGTCTAGTTGACGAAGCATGGAAGGATATAAACGAAGAGTGCCTCAATCCGACTGCATTCTCCATTGCTTTACTTGAAAGGATTATTAATTATTCACGAGTGGCAGAAAATATTTATAAGTACATCGATGGATACACCAACTCCTCTACGAAGACGAAGGAATATAGGAATATATCTCTTTGTTACTCGTACATCCTATTTCACTTTGATTGTATGAcgatgcttgcttcttctatgaatcctttattctga